A stretch of the Teretinema zuelzerae genome encodes the following:
- a CDS encoding amino acid ABC transporter permease has protein sequence MGDIFPWDLAVIPSKFFFFAEAAGYTLFISALGILTGIVSGLIVSLARISRFKPVSKLAGLYIFVVRGTPLLLQLFVIYYGLIALVTIPPLPSAIIALGFHNGAYIAEIFRGAIQSIHYGQMEAALSLGMTRSKAMVRIILPQAFKRAVPPLGNQFIIALKDSSLASTIAVPELLLRGRQLGASSFMYMEMLIIVGIWYLLMTGVFSYVIHRIENKLKVSDRG, from the coding sequence ATGGGAGATATTTTTCCATGGGACCTGGCCGTCATCCCGTCGAAGTTTTTTTTCTTCGCGGAAGCGGCCGGATACACCCTGTTCATTTCGGCTCTGGGAATACTGACCGGCATCGTCAGCGGACTGATAGTATCCCTGGCCCGGATTTCGCGTTTCAAGCCGGTATCAAAACTCGCCGGCCTCTACATTTTCGTCGTGCGGGGAACCCCGCTCCTGCTGCAGCTGTTCGTCATCTATTACGGATTGATCGCTCTGGTCACCATCCCGCCGCTTCCCTCGGCGATCATCGCCCTGGGATTTCATAACGGCGCCTACATCGCCGAAATTTTCCGCGGAGCGATCCAGTCGATCCATTACGGACAAATGGAAGCGGCGCTGAGCCTGGGAATGACCCGATCGAAGGCGATGGTGCGAATAATTCTTCCGCAGGCCTTCAAGCGGGCGGTTCCTCCGCTCGGAAATCAATTCATCATCGCGCTGAAGGACAGTTCCCTCGCGAGCACCATCGCGGTGCCGGAACTCCTGCTGCGCGGCCGCCAATTGGGAGCATCGTCGTTCATGTATATGGAAATGCTCATCATCGTCGGCATCTGGTATCTGCTTATGACGGGAGTATTCAGCTACGTCATACACAGAATCGAAAACAAACTGAAAGTGAGTGATCGTGGATAA
- a CDS encoding ABC transporter substrate-binding protein yields the protein MKIVKTLITGAALFLILTLPAAAGGKKDAADSISFAGSGGYPPFNFLVDDGSVDGFDVDVAREIAKRLGLEMNYVTTSWDGIIEGLRAGRYDGILGSMAVTEDRLKVVDFSDPYYYSGPQLIVRKDSGLTDISRFGPSNTVALVTGTTFEKDAANAGLKVKLYEDDNQTLMELLNGRVDAVMTDRIVGLNAIAKMKNGGDLTLAGSVLRTESMGIAFKKDSDLTKRVNAVLAEMRADGTLKAISEKWFPGQDITVE from the coding sequence ATGAAAATCGTAAAAACTCTCATTACCGGGGCGGCTCTGTTCCTGATTCTTACCCTGCCGGCAGCGGCGGGCGGAAAAAAGGACGCCGCCGACTCCATTTCGTTCGCCGGCTCGGGCGGATATCCGCCGTTTAATTTCCTTGTGGACGACGGTTCTGTCGACGGATTCGACGTTGACGTCGCACGGGAAATCGCGAAACGTCTCGGCCTTGAAATGAACTACGTTACCACATCCTGGGACGGCATCATCGAAGGCCTGCGCGCGGGCAGGTACGACGGCATTCTGGGCAGCATGGCCGTTACGGAGGATCGTTTGAAAGTCGTCGACTTCTCCGATCCCTACTACTACTCGGGCCCCCAGCTCATTGTGCGGAAGGATTCGGGCCTTACGGACATTTCCCGATTCGGCCCGTCGAATACGGTAGCCCTGGTAACCGGAACGACCTTCGAGAAGGACGCCGCGAACGCGGGGCTGAAGGTGAAGCTCTATGAAGACGACAACCAGACCCTGATGGAACTGCTCAACGGACGGGTCGACGCGGTGATGACCGATCGCATCGTCGGACTGAACGCGATAGCCAAGATGAAAAACGGCGGCGACCTTACCCTCGCAGGCTCAGTCCTCCGCACCGAATCCATGGGAATCGCTTTCAAGAAAGACAGCGATTTGACGAAACGGGTGAACGCGGTCCTGGCCGAAATGCGGGCGGACGGAACGCTTAAAGCGATCAGCGAAAAATGGTTCCCCGGCCAAGACATTACGGTAGAGTAA
- a CDS encoding TrkA C-terminal domain-containing protein has protein sequence MIETKDTALDAQPAEPDTSPVYLRIALDIARRIARDDLHEGEKIYGRSILSSEYRVSPETIRRALKLLSDMQVVEVKHNSGAVVLSRSAASAYIERFDEYAGVQALRKKLKKTMEEHAVLSKKIVELASDISGMTSRVAEGSPFRNYEIDVPGGSPVCGQTEDELNFWQKTGATIIAVRRAGRLILSPGPYFRFEAEDVIVFIGDEPSIFGVQSLLSSPQ, from the coding sequence ATGATCGAGACGAAAGACACAGCCCTGGACGCACAGCCGGCAGAGCCGGACACCTCTCCCGTATATCTGCGCATCGCCCTTGACATCGCCCGCCGGATAGCACGGGACGATCTGCATGAGGGAGAAAAAATCTACGGCCGCTCGATTCTTTCCTCCGAATACCGGGTATCTCCGGAAACAATACGCAGAGCGCTCAAGCTTCTTTCCGACATGCAGGTAGTCGAGGTAAAGCATAACAGCGGAGCGGTCGTGCTCTCCCGCAGCGCCGCCAGCGCATATATCGAACGATTCGACGAATACGCCGGAGTCCAGGCGCTCCGGAAGAAACTCAAAAAAACAATGGAAGAACACGCTGTCTTAAGCAAAAAAATCGTTGAACTCGCCAGCGATATTTCCGGCATGACCTCCAGGGTTGCAGAAGGCAGCCCTTTCAGAAACTATGAGATCGACGTGCCCGGCGGCTCCCCCGTCTGCGGACAAACCGAGGACGAACTCAATTTCTGGCAGAAAACCGGAGCCACCATCATTGCCGTCCGCCGCGCGGGCCGACTCATACTATCGCCGGGACCGTATTTTCGCTTCGAAGCCGAGGACGTCATCGTTTTCATCGGCGACGAACCCTCGATTTTCGGCGTTCAGAGCCTTCTCTCCAGCCCTCAGTAA